The sequence CGAAATGATTGGTGCTGTGCTATGTATGATTCCGGCTGTTTGGCTAGTGTTATTACATAGTTGGGAACCATGAATTTGTTGGATTTGTTTTTGCGGCATGTATATGTGCCTCTCGATTTGCAGTTTTGATTCTCCATTGAGCCGTTAGTTCTATTGTTTTCTTCACATGGATGCTTTGTTGGTTTTGTACCTTATTGTTGACTGTGCTGTTGGAATGGTTGGTGGCAACATTATTCAGGTGTTTGCTTAACCCAGTGTTTGTCCAAGTGGAatatgttctcttttttttttgttcatatgGTTCGTTTGATTGAGTTGTCTTGAGGTGGTTGACCGCAAATCATGGCGTGCTCTGCACTAAATTCTATACTTTCTTTATAACTAGTTTATGAATTCCAGCTGACTAAATGGATGCCTTTGGTTATATTACAAGAGCAATTTTCAGTAAAAAGTGGCATAAGCAAGTGAAAGTAATTCCTTGCTTTGTCCTATGGAAATCAAACACAAGAAGGAATGTGCTGGTTTAGCAGAGTGGTAACCTGGCTTGTGTATCAAAAATGAGGCAGCTAGGAAGAAGAAATATGTTGATGTGTACTGAAATATGTTGCTTCGTGTCATTTGGAAACATATTGTATAGCTTGTTCTTTACTTCAGCATCTAGAAGTACACATGATGCTCCATTGCTCCTTTTATGTCTGGTTGTAGAATATAATGGCTTGCAGAATGGAGATAATTCGGTGGTGAAGTTATTTGTCTTGGATGACTATAGCATATTATTCATTGGTGTTGGGTGGTTGTTATCTTGCCTAGCGAAGTTTATTAACAACAACTTGGAAATTTGTAATAAATAACTCACATACActaatatttgatattttgaaaCATCTGATTCTACTTTCCATCCGTAGGAAACATCACCATTAAATGAACATTAGGCATCTACTAGTATATTATGTTTAATTATGTTATATGAGTTGCATTAATTTCCATGTTTGTCTTGTTCTCAACCTATGAACGGTTTGGCTAATAGGGTTCAATTCTAGGAGCCGAGGTTACCGTTGGAAGAAGATCATATAATACTCAAGTAATTGAAGTAGAAGATCACACTACAGAGAATGCTGCAAAAGCTGATAGTGGCGGACTCTTGAAACcccaattattttatttgacaaTATCACAGGTACATGCTAAATGCAGAACTGTCTTTTGTTCTCTTCTTTGAACTTTTGGAATTGGAGTCTTACTTTGAAGATTCATTGCCATCTTGCCGATAAAGATTGAGGGTGGGGCGGATATTTCTGCCACAATCAGATGGTCTCAGAAGCTACACTATGACAATGGACGATTCTCAGTGGACATACCGTTCCGTTTTCCATATTATGTTAACCCATTGCCAAAAGTATTCATGAAAAGGGAGAAAATTCAGTTGACTGTGAATAGTGGTTTCAGTAAAGAGGTTTTACTGCAGGGAACAAGCCACCCGTTGAAggtaatcatttttttttgctagaacTCTTTTGATCTGCATTTCCGGGCAATTGGCATCAGTGCTTTTACAACATTTAATCTTCAAAAGAGTTTCCCTTACTATTTCAGGAAAAAGGTAGGCAGGGTGAGAAGTTGTCTTTCCAGCATGAAGCAACTGTTGAGAATTGGTCAAGCAAAGATTTCAATTTTTCATACAGTGTGAGTTTCCCTTTTGTGATCTTCTTTATTAGCTGTAATCGGTAGTCACTTCTTTAAGTAGTTATGAGCTCACTAGTTCCTGTGATAATCTGACTTTCCAAGGCTTCtcaaatttttctttttttgtgagCATATGTTAGTTGCAGATGTAACTGAAATCTGGCTCGAGAACTGTTTACTGTTTCAAAACTGCAATAGCTAaatatatgttcagatttgtCTGATTTATGTTCATTCCTATAGGTTTATTCTGGTGACTTATCTGGTGGTGTGCTTGTTCAACCATCGACATTGCGTGATTATGATGATAGAGATAGGTTCTGCATATTTCTTTTACCTGGAGGTGGCAACAGAAAGGTTAGTTGCTCTTACTTTTGCGGGGTTTCGTCccatagtttttatttttatttatttaagcATATCTTCCTTGAGTGAGATATCTGCAGTTgacaaaacttttatatttagaagaGGGCCTCTAGCAGAAACCTTTCTGATGAAGCTAATGTAGAACTACTTTTTTATAGAACCAATCAACAAACCCACCATTCTAAACTGCCATTTGGTGATCTTTTTCTAGTGAAATTCCACTAGCTATGTGCAAACTACAATCTGGACTTCTTTTAGCAAATACTATCAGGATATTTTGCGATTGTAAATCATTAAAGTTATAGTAAATAAGGATGTTACTGAGGTGGCCTTGTTCATAGCACTTTTGGTTTATTGACACAGAAGTACattccctttttccttcttctgtGTTTCACAAAATCTCTCTCCTTGTTCCTATATCTCACCTGAGCAATTCAATAGGTCTTCAGAAAAGCAGTTGTGTTTGTCATTGATACAAGTGGAAGCATGCAAGGACATCCGCTTGAGAATGTGAAGAATGCGATGTCTACTGCTCTGTCAGAACTCACAGAAGGAGATTACTTCAACATTATAACATTTAATGATGAGCTGCACTCATTCTCATCGTGTTTGGAGAAAGTAAATGAGAAATCAATAGCAAGTGCACTTGACTGGATAAACTTAAACTTTGTTGCTGGGGGTGGTACAGATATTATGCATCCTTTGAATGAGGTATTATTGAATATTAAATCTCGATTGTGAATAGATGCATATGTAGTATTCTTTTTTATTCTATTACTGTTAATACTCTCACTTTATTTTTCATGAAAGGCAATGGCATCATTGTCAAGTGCTCATGATGTGCTTCCACAAATCTTTCTTATGACTGATGGATCAGTTGATGATGAACATAATATATGCCAAACTGTGAAAACGGAGCTCATCAGCAGAGGATCTAAATCTCCTCGGATTTCTACTTTTGGACTAGGTAATGTTAAGGAGAGCGTCAAATATACAATTATCTCATTATTCAAAACTCTTGACTTATCTCATGGATCACATGAAAATTCTCCTCCCTACTTTTTGCACCAACGCTCATGTATTTCTCTATCTCCAAATATCCTTTCTTGTGTAAGAGAAAAATGCTTACACCATAAGTCAACAGACCAGTCAGTGTGGTGATATATGCTGCCAGCTTGTGATGAGACGAACCATATTTTAATTACTCTGCTGTTTTAGTTTTGTACTACTTCGTTACTGATTGCTTACAGTTTACCTGATATATTCTTTTGCTCTTTTCATTTTATCACTGGAATAACAGGTTTGTATTGCAACCACTATTTCTTGCGCATGCTGGCATCAATAGGCAGGGGGCATTATGATGCTGCATTTGAGACAGGTACCAAGCCCCTAAACCCTTTTGTTCTCATCATAGCAAACAGTATGCTCTTACCTTTATGTTGGTCTTTAAACTTGAAGGTTAGAACAATGATCTACACAGTCTACCCTTTCTCCATGGATTTCTTAGCTTTTCCTGAGACACACGATATATACTGTTATCTCAACCaaattataatagaaaaaccaAACTGCAATCAGTTCATATTGTTAGAGGTGGCAATAATGTTTTCTATGAAGGGATCCTCTTGCTCTGCAATCTAAGAGCTAGTTGTACTCTTGGTTTGCAATTTTCCACGTAACACTGTTTCTTTATGATCCCTGCATGCTGTTTAAGTTGACACTCCATCTTGCATTCTACCAATACATTATTGTTATTGATCTGGATTTATTCCTGAAGTTCATATCTAAGCAATACTGTTCTATTATATGCATTAATTGGACAAATATGACTTTTATGAAGTCCATGTAACATCTtcataaacctttttttttttggtgaattGTTTTTGCAGGATCAATTGAGAGTCAGGTACTTAGGTGGTTCAGGAAAGCATCGAGTACAATAGTCGCAAACATCTCCATTGATGCTACAGCACATCTTGATGAATTTGAAGTGAGTTAATTCATCACTAACTACTcaatattgtaaatttggttaTGTAGAGATAGATATGTAAGACGAGTAATGCCATCAAGGTGGTTCTGGCTGCATTGCGATCATGTTTCATAATGAAATTGACTCTTTTTcagtatttgatttgtgatttcCCAACTCATTTTCTCTGGTAGTGTATGTGTGCTGTGTTCATTGCTGCCATACCATCTTATACTGCTCTTCCTAGCAAAGAGCCTGTCCTGTATATAGAAATAATTATTTGCTGTATGGAAGGGTGGTTTGTGGGTATGCTTTTTGTAGGTGTAACTAGTAGTAGCTAGAAAAAAACAGTAGTTTTATTGTCTTCTGACTGTTCCTTTCCTCCAATTCAGATCGATTCTGAATACATTCCAGACATTTCAGCAAAAAGTCCTTTATGTATATCTGGGAAATACCAAGGCAAGTTCCCAGATATGGTTACAGCTAAAGGTTACTTGGCTGACATGAGAGAGATCTCGATTGAACTGAAGGTGCAGCATATAAAGGATATACCCCTTGACAAAGTAAGATGCTCACTATTGTGTACATTTGGTTTCTCTTCTTTCCATTGAGAAACTTGCACAATATCATACTTGGGGCCATAGATTTCTCGAGTATTCTAAtaatatatgcattttttttatttatgatttCTAGGTTTTGGCGGCACAGCAGATTGGCCTTCTCACAGCGAAGGCATGGCTTTCTTCTGACAAGCAACTGGAGAGAAAGGTGAGTTTATGTTTCAGGCTTTTGGCTAATGGTTGCATTATACACGTTCTTCGCTTTATACCTCCACCGAATTTTGGAGTCAtgagatatagtgaagataatCGGTAATGTTTGAAAGTTCTCACATTGCTTGTCTGAAGCATTTAAGCATTTAATGGGCAATACATTGAAAAATGCTTGAGTTCGCTTGGGCTTTATGGGAACCAATCTCCTacgcacgtaaaacggagcggtccattagcacgtgattaattaagtattagctttttttttcaaaaatgggtcaatatgatttttttaagcaactttcatatagaaactttttgcaaaacacacaccgtttagcggtttgaaaaacatgcgcaCGAAACATGATGGAGAGGAGATGGGAACTTGGTGTGCCGAACACAGAGTTCCCAACTCACCCCTCTCTTTTTCCGcgcgcatgtttttcaaactactaaacgatgtgtttttttgcaaaaagtttctgtacaaaagttgctttaaaaaatcatattgatccatttttgaaaaaaaaatagtaaatacttaatcacgcgctaatggaccgatccgttttccgtgcggggagtttagttcccaactccccatatccgaacacagccttagggtgtgtttagttcacgccaaaattataagtttggttgaaattggaatgatgtgatggaaaagttggaagtttgtgtgtgtaggaatgttttgatgtgatggaaaagttggaagtttgaagaaaaagtttggaactaaactcagcccTAGTGTGGTTGTTGGTGCTGAATATTATTTTGATGTTCGCTTTCCATTTCATTTATTCCCTGAACTAGTTTGAAATCTTTATAGGTCACATTCTCTTGTGAATTGCAGTTGCCCCTGAAATATGTTACTTTCTTTAGTAGTTTGAGTTCCATTCAGTTAGCAGTATATGGGTTTCAGTAACTCCATTTCGTTTGATTTTTGAAGGTGGTGAAACTAAGCATTCAAAATAGCATTCCTTCAGAGTACACGAGCATGGTCCTACTTCAAACATTGGAGAAGGTAGATGCAGCACAAAAGGTAAGTCCCACTGTTTTTATAATAATACTAATGGTCCCTGCTTATAAACTGGTTTACGAGAAATGGATCTTATGACAACCACGCTAGCTCAGAACTCCCAACTAACTTGCCTGTTTACTCGAACAGGTCAAGCAGAAACTGAAAGGTCACAAGGGCCCCGACGAACCTCGACGGATCCCGCTCCAATGCCTCAAGCTCGGGTTCGGCGACCGGGCCGCCACCAGGGAGAACCTCGTCACGGGTTTCGGCGACGTGAAGCCGCTGGAGACGTTCGAGATCCTCAACAAGGCCGCCGGCTGCTGCAGCCGCCTCGCCGACTGCCTCTGCTGCATGTGCTGCATCAAGGCCTGCAACAAGATGAACGACCAGTGCGCCATCGTGATGACGCAGGTCTGCGCGGCGTTCGCCTGCCTCGGCTGCTACGAGTGCTGCGCCGAGCTGTGTTCAGGGTCCGACTCGTAGCCGTCTGGTTTTGTGTTTGTAAtttggggagagaggagagtatTCGAGTGTACATAGATAGAGTTTgcgaagaagaaaaaaaagcccGTGCATCTCCATACTGTACAGCTTGATCAAGGATGGTCACTTGGTCAGGTGATCAGGTCGGTCGTTGGTTGTACAATTTACCCATGAAAAAGCCATCAGGTTTCAGGTTTGGAcctctccaaagtccaaacgtTCTGGTGCTGGTTTAGAGACATTTGTGTGTTGTTTGGTTTTGAGGAATCAAGCCATTTATGGGATGATGGGGGCGATAAGATAGATCAAGTTGTTCTGTTCCTGTTACTCGGACAAAACAAATCGATAGAATCGAGTGGTCAATTGACTCGAACGCCCATTGGCCATTGGGAGTGTATTTCATCCTGGTCATCTACTCCTTTCATTTGGGTAGTGCCATGCATGAACCTACATCGCAATTCGCAAGACGTGGAAAAAAAGATATTGACAAATAACGTATTTCCCCACAAAGGAACTAGTGAGTTCGCTAGTACGGCCAATCAGAGTCCATCCAAATTGGCCAACATGTGGTTATATATCGATTTTTTCCTGTCTCAGTCTTAATGAGGGAAAACAATGTATATTAATTTATGACTTGATGATCTTAAAACTTGCAGTTGCGacttacatttttttatttactcaCCCACTATGAACTAAACAATGGCTACTCTCGGCCAGTACAGCCTCTGCCTTGTTGCTACGTCCCATTTTAAATCCAGTTGTGAGTTTTGGTgtctaatgtttgaccgtccatcttatttaaaaaaattatatatatttctttttgaaaaaattagtcatacataaaatactatttatatcttatcatctaataacaataaaattactaatcataaaaaaaatttaaataagatgaacggccAAATATTATACATATATTGTACAAAACTACGATCTTTCTAGGATGGTGGTAGTACATTCTaaaccattgtttttttttgcccgATAACACGAAAGATACATGTGCATGCACACCCTCATGACTAGTGGCGGAGCTAGAATTTTTCTAAACTTAGGGCTCAATtagttgaatatatatatttttgcctTTATCTTCtagtttttaaagttttaaaatggAATTTCAATGAATATTTAGGATCAGGAATAGGGCTGCAAGCCCAAGCTGCCCTACTCCTGTCTCCGCCCCTGCTCATGACTACTCTTATCAGCACGATCAACATACAAAGGTGAAACAATATTTATgattgtacaattttttttaaaccccGATCGTACATTTTATATTTAGGGAAATTTATAGAAGATCACTCCAAATGTCACACTGAGTTTAAGATTTCTGCTATAAGATGATCTTTTGTGAATACTCACCTCCTAGCTCACCTTAGTTTGATATTCCTCCCCAGTTGctcacactatttttttttctcttttctcatgtGTTATACGACTTAGCTCATCTCTTGATGTATATGACCCTGAACACATTATCTTTCTTAGCAACACAGTGTCACACTGAGCTCATTTTCATCGTTTTTGAATCCTCGAAGAAACCAGCCACCCGAAACCCCATGAGGCAAGCGCAGTAGCTCATCTTTCGACAACCCTGATGTTCAAGTGCGGAGACTCGTGATCACACTGCCCAACAAGGTGTTGGCGCGTCATGTGTAAGAATGTCACAATCGTGTCATCAGGCTTGATCAACATGAGTGGTGACCACAACTCCTCCCGTATTAGTATTCATGTGAACACATGTGGGGGGGTTTTTTGTCACGAGAATGGACGAGCAACGGCAATCAGGGGAATCTCAAATCAAGGTGAACTAGGAGAGGGGGGGTGTATTTACCACAAATCGTCTTATAGGGGGAAACTCAAACTTATAGTGACATTTGAGATGGTTTTTACAATTTTTCCATTATATGTGTCATAATTTAAATCCTGATAAATAGAGTCATAAATGCATTCAACTTCTTCCTTTATAATCCACCCTGTTGCTACTGCGGCTGCTACCGTACTATGATGGTGTCACGCATGACCCAAGCTAGAACTACAATAATtctttatttcatattttatactccctccatattttaatgtatgacgccgttgactttttaaccaacgtttgaccactcgtcttattcaaaaattttatgcaaatataaaaatacttatgtcatgcttaaagaatatttgatgataaatcaagtcacaataaaataaattataattacataaattttttgaataagacgaaaggtcaaacgtttgtcaaaaagttaacagcgtcatacattaaaatacggagggagtacatcttgAAATATTTACAATATCTCACAAGgcgtaaaaaaaaacaaaaacaaaacaaaaatgaacaaCACATTTCCGCACAAGGGAAATGATCAGCTTTTGCAGTTCGGCCAATGAGAGCCCACCCATATGGGCCAACATGGATCCCGGGGAGGACAAGTGTCACGACCAGGCTCCTCCGTGTCGGGCTGACACCTGTTTGTTAATGACCACTCATCGATCAAATTACCCCCCTCTCTTTGATTAACCAAAACTTTCTCCGCCATTAATTACTCCCCACGAGGCACAGAGGCCTCGTTAATCTCCGCCTAAATATCGGGGAGATCGTTCCAGGGGGTGGTTAGTGGCGCTTAATCAAGTTGATTAGGCCCGCGCCCCGGGGGATTAAACTAGGGCACAGATGGATGGGTCCGTGCGAAGCCACGTATACTTTGCACGGATCGATCTGGCCACCGTTGGATCGGCGTGAGGCGGCGGCTGAGGATGCGCCACGTCGGCCGCTTCGGTTGCTGGGCTCTTTGGGCTTTGGCTATTGGCTACCCGCACCGGAACACCTGGGTCGTACGGACGGGGTTGGGGATATTCTACCGGTTTAAAGGACTGGCTCTGGAGCTTTGCAGATCATATATCCTTCCTCATGTGCCCTAGTTTTCAGGATCTTTCTGATGATCGGATGGCTTAGGAAATTCTGAATAAATTTGGTTTTAAATAGGAATTTAAGATTTGGGATCAAATTTGGTTGTAttttaaaagatttaaaaaattgGGGTTGTTCGGTAGCTAAGTGTACCTTGGTTACAACTGCACAGCCTAGCCGTTTGACACTTGCTGCTGTTGGCGGGTTGCCGTCCTGTTGGCTGGTTATAACCGTTGTTGTCGTTTCTAATTGATAGCTAGCAGTAATGAATTACTTTAATATAGAAATAATGGATTAATGATGGCTTTTTACGACGGATCGGGTATAGGCTTGTTGAAAGCTTGGGGTAGCTACACTGATAAAACTATATTGCCGCTTGAGAAAAAGATACGCAGAAAATAGTACTTCAGGGTTATTTCAGTGTCCAAAAAAGGTGTAGATCCGCATACAACCTATGCAATGTACCTTTGAGAACGAATACCATGAACATGTATTGGCTAAGCTAGTTACACACACTAAAATCCAGTGGCCGCCTTATGAATGGATGGATGCATTCAAACAAGTACGCAATTTGGCCACTAAACTCGCTCGACCGATCGAGATTAGCCAATGGCTCGCTGACTTAATCTCTGTAGCACTCTCACTTCACTTGTAACCCTTCCTATTTAAATTCCATGGGGGGTAGGGGACCCTGAATCCCACTTCCCATTTCTTTTACACCCCAATCTCaccctctccatctctctctcaagCTCTAAACTCAATGGTAATGGGCACTTAATAGTAGCACTAATACTAGCTACTGTTTTAGCAGCAGCATCCAAGCCCAATCAAATCAAGCTGCCtcactgaaagtctgaaactggCCAATCAGAGAGCTCCTGCAAAAACAACCCTGAAACTACTCTGGTTTGCTATCATCCAGCTAGATTCTGTTGCCTCCTAACATCGTCGTTTCGCCGCCGTCACTTTGCTCGAATCATCAGAGCTCTAGGGCTACCTGCTAATTAACCATAGCCATGGGGGTAAGTAAGCTCGATCAAGTGCATGTTAGGTTTCAGTAAATTATGTGTTTTCATATGAGatatatgtttgatttttttgtaATTATGTTCTGTTTGCAGATTATTAACTGGATGCAGAATCGACTCAGTACTGCTAAACAAGACAAGAGACGAACTGAAGCTGCTGCTGTGGCCTCGTCAGCTCGCAGTAAGTTTTACTTTGTTTTGATTTGAACATTTGAACCGTTATAATTTTCATGTTAAATTCTTGTGATTCAAACGTGCATGTGTAAGTTATATACGTATATAAGTGGAGTTGGATATATTTTGCATGGTTTTTGACGTTTGTTCGTCGAcgtggatgcatgcatggatgctacaggacgaggaggagggggaggagagagttgccgccaagaagaagctCGCGACGAGATCAAGATCGCCGGAGATCACCTCCTCTCCATCGGCACGCTCGGGAACGAGtcgccgccgcgaccgccgccggcggcggcggcgacggcggcagaggAGGTGGCGGACTTCACCATCGAGGAGGTGAAGAAGCTGCAGGAGGCGCTGAACAAGCTGCTCCGGCGAGCCAAGTCCACCAAGtccggcagccgccgcggctcgacggcggcggagcacgacgccgacgagcgctcctcctcctcctcctcctccggcggccagctgctgctgccgctcgaCAGGTTCCTCAACTGCCCCTCCAGCCTCGAGGTCGAccggcgcgtggcggcggccgacggcgagtTCTCGCCGGACACGCAGATCATCCTCAGCAAGGCGCGCGACCTCCTCGTCAACaccaatggcggcggcgccatcaaGCAGAAATCCTTCAGGTTCCTCCTCAAGAAGATGTTTGTCTGTCGCGGCGgcttctcgccgtcgccggcgccgccgcccaccttgAAGGATCCAGTCGAATCAAGAATCGAAAAGGTCTCAATTAAACAGTAGAACAAGTTATCATCTACTcactccatttcatattataacatattataagtcgttttgaattttttttcctagttaaactttcttttaagtttgattacattagtaaaaatataacaaacatattatcgaaatatattcaatgttacattTAATAAGACTAATTTGACGTCGTAgatgttgataattttttctataaacttggttaaacatAGAGaagtttgattaggaaaaaaaactgaaaacaacTTATGATATGAAATGTTGGTTAAAGATAGAGaagtttgattaggaaaaaaagtgaaaacaacttatgatatgaaatggagggagtaactaataatgatatgatcaGTGACGAAAGTATGAAACAGTGCAAACTAATatggtttgttttgttttgttttgcatttTGTGTTCATATGCAGTTGTTCAGGACGATGCTTCACAAGAGGATGAACGCTCGACCGAGTAATGctgcggcgtcgtcgtcgaggaaaTACTATCTTGAGGATAAGCCGAGGGAGAAGATGCAAAGGGAGCATCtccatgatgatgaagatgatgatgagaatGCAGAAGATATCTTTAAATGGGACAAAACTGATTCAGATTGTAAGTGAGAGTTAATATTCTTCTTGCTGCATATATTTGTTTGCATTCATGGACATATTTTCAAACATATATATTGCAGTAAGTATAGTTTGTTTAGaagtaattgattaattaagcatcaACTTATGAGtggattttgatgttttttgcAGTCATTGTTCTGGAGATGTAGACCGAGACGCACGATTCAATCCGATCACTATTGTTTGCACAATGGTAAGTGAAATATAATGGAATGTGAACCCTGCACTCTTGCTCAGTCAAATTAAGCACTGAATTCTGGATGCCATTCTGTTTTCTTCAGACTACATGATGGTGGCCTGGTGTCCTGATTTACGCGGAGGAAAATTCACAGTAATTTTGATGCCACAATAATCCCCATTTGTTCATGAGGTTCAGTTGAATGGCGAATCGATCGCACGGGACAACATACAGAACCGAATGCGATGCGCGACGGTGTAATTCTGAACGAAGATCAAACGTCGACTGGCTGGCTAGTTCAATCATTATTGGATTTGAGCTGAAAATAGGAGAAATTTTCAAGCTCtgttatctttttctttttttcagatTTCAGATACAGTTGGTGTACGTTTCACCATATAGTACTACTCCCCCCAATGTATACTCCATTTCCATTAAATTTGTGGGATACAGCAACaagttttcatttcatttcatctgCTAGTGAACCCCTCATGCTCTTATTCTACCTACCCTTGATCATCTCAAGAACATTGGTGCATGATAAATATACACCAGAATGTACCGAAACAGCAGTGCAACTAGGGTTCTTGGGGCATGCCCATGGCCGAAATCGGTAAGCCAACCTGGAGCAGAGGCTACAAAATTCCCAAATCTCCATCGGCATCCTGAATTTCTCTGATCAGGGGCAGGCCCCCCGGCCGGCACatttgtgtgtgtttgtgcCCAACTTTGGGAAAAAAAGGTGGCCAGGAGTGGCTGCCAAGCAACATTCTACACCTTTGGCAAATG is a genomic window of Oryza glaberrima chromosome 7, OglaRS2, whole genome shotgun sequence containing:
- the LOC127779831 gene encoding uncharacterized protein LOC127779831, yielding MEGFARAVEDGLKLSKRLVLPGGLPPPRPLAGMDRGVGGGGGGDASVAALLLPSAPMAYAVVTDPGAVDTPDVPSYQPYVYGRLDPPALIPLQMKEVDLSVDCALGEAAVTVRARWWLHCITRSRDCDVRIVVPMGGQGSILGAEVTVGRRSYNTQVIEVEDHTTENAAKADSGGLLKPQLFYLTISQIEGGADISATIRWSQKLHYDNGRFSVDIPFRFPYYVNPLPKVFMKREKIQLTVNSGFSKEVLLQGTSHPLKEKGRQGEKLSFQHEATVENWSSKDFNFSYSVYSGDLSGGVLVQPSTLRDYDDRDRFCIFLLPGGGNRKVFRKAVVFVIDTSGSMQGHPLENVKNAMSTALSELTEGDYFNIITFNDELHSFSSCLEKVNEKSIASALDWINLNFVAGGGTDIMHPLNEAMASLSSAHDVLPQIFLMTDGSVDDEHNICQTVKTELISRGSKSPRISTFGLGLYCNHYFLRMLASIGRGHYDAAFETGSIESQVLRWFRKASSTIVANISIDATAHLDEFEIDSEYIPDISAKSPLCISGKYQGKFPDMVTAKGYLADMREISIELKVQHIKDIPLDKVLAAQQIGLLTAKAWLSSDKQLERKVVKLSIQNSIPSEYTSMVLLQTLEKVDAAQKVKQKLKGHKGPDEPRRIPLQCLKLGFGDRAATRENLVTGFGDVKPLETFEILNKAAGCCSRLADCLCCMCCIKACNKMNDQCAIVMTQVCAAFACLGCYECCAELCSGSDS
- the LOC127780893 gene encoding protein NEGATIVE GRAVITROPIC RESPONSE OF ROOTS-like, with amino-acid sequence MGIINWMQNRLSTAKQDKRRTEAAAVASSARRRGGGGGESCRQEEARDEIKIAGDHLLSIGTLGNESPPRPPPAAAATAAEEVADFTIEEVKKLQEALNKLLRRAKSTKSGSRRGSTAAEHDADERSSSSSSSGGQLLLPLDRFLNCPSSLEVDRRVAAADGEFSPDTQIILSKARDLLVNTNGGGAIKQKSFRFLLKKMFVCRGGFSPSPAPPPTLKDPVESRIEKLFRTMLHKRMNARPSNAAASSSRKYYLEDKPREKMQREHLHDDEDDDENAEDIFKWDKTDSDFIVLEM